The following coding sequences lie in one Haematobia irritans isolate KBUSLIRL chromosome 3, ASM5000362v1, whole genome shotgun sequence genomic window:
- the LOC142231432 gene encoding uncharacterized protein LOC142231432, producing the protein MVETWLNTHFLSSELFDSSYIVFRRDRVLTNNMTKGGGILLAIESNIASKEINLPHSNFNIEQICVQVELPSPDLYGKREFLFILSYVPPQSSYEVYKLHLLNVEFIMGSLQDHQTVCVLGDFNLGNIVWEFCETEKMLQPFNITTNIESFFVDTLYSLGLIQSNDIKNDINRILDLIFVCEGYATSVSRCLTPLTNESVHHKALEISIRFYDMDVATDAVEYYYDFKSADYVAINLFLNSLHWEQMFSGLVLFDMLMNLKNRKNKAYKIYKISGLQIDKDEFFKLRREFEFLSNFLYGRYVAETESAILTNPKSFWLFFNSKRKLNGIPQTMTLGTTQASGKDKIAELFSVYFSSVYEIITSSHTSTSYLENVDAITDLGILQLTVSDVLHAIYELDVNTSPGLDLIPPSFIRNCAFPFAYGLTTIFNQSLREGHFLIEWKTASHFPLNMMPDYSTRCKILNILPLEDRRKMQNVLFIKDILDSRIDSQELLSILPIHAPLRSLRYNNLLEELFHKTNYGMNEPLSRCIHLFNNFCHDLDVTTNRFIFKKKLFKILQDNNV; encoded by the exons ATGGTTGAGACATGGCtaaatacacattttttatCATCTGAATTGTTCGATTCATCCTATATTGTATTCAGACGAGATCGAGTGCTTACAAATAATATGACAAAAGGTGGAGgaattcttttggccatagaGTCTAATATTGCATCTAAGGAAATAAATCTACCTCACAGCAATTTCAATATTGAACAAATATGTGTACAAGTCGAGTTACCTTCACCGGATCTATatggaaaacgagaatttttatttattcttagctACGTTCCTCCACAAAGCTCTTATGAAGTATATAAGCTCCATTTGTTGAATGTGGAGTTCATAATGGGGTCGTTACAAGATCATCAAACTGTATGTGTTCTCGGAGATTTCAACCTgggcaatattgtttgggaattCTGTGAGACTGAAAAAATGTTACAACCTTTTAATATCACTACCAACATTGAAAGTTTTTTCGTGGATACGCTTTACTCGCTTGGGCTCATCCAATCTAACGATATAAAGAACGACATAAACCGAATTCTGGACCTTATCTTTGTTTGTGAAGGTTATGCGACTTCAGTCAGTAGATGTCTCACGCCTCTCACCAATGAATCTGTGCACCATAAAGCATTAGaaatttctatccgattttatgATATGGATGTTGCAACTGATGCAGTGGAATACTATTACGACTTCAAGTCTGCAGATTATGTAGCCATTAACTTATTTCTCAATTCTTTGCATTGGGAGCAAATGTTTTCTGGCTTGGTCTTGTTTGACAT GCTAATGAATCtaaaaaatcggaaaaataaggcgtacaaaatttacaaaatttctggaTTACAAATTGACAAAGATGAATTCTTTAAATTAAGAAGGGAATTTGAGTTTTTGTCTAACTTTCTGTATGGACGTTATGTTGCGGAGACGGAATCTGCTATACTTACTAATCCAAAGAGTTTTTGGTTATTCTTCAATTCAAAGAGAAAGCTAAATGGTATTCCTCAAACTATGACCCTTGGCACTACACAAGCTTCTGGAAAAGATAAAATCGCCGAACTGTTTAGTGTTTATTTTTCATCGGTATATGAGATTATTACCAGTTCTCATACTTCCACCAGCTATTTGGAAAACGTTGATGCGATTACGGATCTTGGAATTCTTCAATTAACAGTATCCGATGTTTTACATGCAATATACGAACTGGATGTTAACACAAGCCCAGGACTCGACCTCATACCTCCATCTTTTATTCGAAATTGTGCTTTTCCTTTTGCATATggtcttacgacaatatttaacCAGTCCCTGCGTGAGGGACATTTTTTAATAGAGTGGAAAACAGC GAGCCATTTCCCTCTTAATATGATGCCTGATTATTCAACGCGTTGCAAAATCCTAAATATTTTACCCTTAGAAGATAGAAGAAAAATGCAGAATGTATTATTTATCAAGGATATTTTAGATTCAAGAATCGATTCACAAGAACTGCTTTCGATTCTACCTATTCATGCCCCCTTGCGGTCATTGAGATATAACAACTTGTTAGAAGAACTGTTTCATAAAACTAATTATGGAATGAATGAGCCATTAAGTAGGTGTATACatttattcaataatttttgccatgatttggatgTTACTACTAATAGGTTTATATTTAAGaagaaattgttcaaaattttgcagGATAATAatgtataa